A stretch of Gouania willdenowi chromosome 21, fGouWil2.1, whole genome shotgun sequence DNA encodes these proteins:
- the LOC114455304 gene encoding zinc finger BED domain-containing protein 1-like, producing the protein MFERLLEQRWTIAAVLSDREVTKLSDARTLDLTDANWHTMEELLPVLRALKSATTALCSEKEVSVSVVYPITAALLSRHLQRDEGESPRVSEFKRRVSDSLTSRMEPENTGTAKKAAFIASFLDPRHKHLKFTTKEVKEAVQEKVRDLLSGLRAVSGDSARVDDDESGPAKRAKQVDAMVSFFGEDYFKGDTVTSDHSEIERYTNEEGISPSQDPALWWSLNESRFKNLSRLAKAYLCIPATSVPAERVFSAAGLVVNRLRSRLLPKHVDMLLFLNKN; encoded by the exons ATGTTTGAACGCCTGCTCGAGCAACGTTGGACCATAGCAGCAGTTCTGTCCGACCGAGAGGTGACCAAATTGTCGGATGCCAGGACCCTGGATCTCACCGATGCCAACTGGCACACCATGGAAGAACTGCTTCCAGTTTTACGTGCGCTGAAGTCAGCCACAACCGCACTGTGCAGTGAAAAAGAAGTGTCGGTGTCAGTCGTTTACCCGATTACAGCTGCTCTGCTTTCCAG GCACCTGCAGCGGGACGAGGGGGAGTCTCCAAGAGTCTCAGAATTCAAGAGAAGAGTGTCAGACTCTCTCACCTCTCGAATGGAACCTGAAAACACCGGCACCGCGAAGAAGGCAGCTTTCATCGCATCCTTTTTGGATCCACGTCACAAACACCTAAAGTTCACGACCAAGGAGGTTAAGGAAGCTGTGCAAGAAAAGGTTAGAGATCTGTTGTCCGGCCTCCGTGCGGTCTCAGGTGATAGTGCGCGCGTTGATGATGACGAGTCCGGGCCCGCTAAAAGGGCTAAACAGGTGGATGCAATGGTTTCATTCTTCGGAGAGGACTATTTCAAGGGGGACACGGTCACATCTGACCATTCTGAAATAGAACGTTACACAAACGAAGAAGGAATATCACCCAGTCAGGATCCTGCGCTCTGGTGGTCTCTCAATGAGTCCAGATTTAAAAACCTGAGCCGTCTGGCAAAAGCCTACCTCTGCATCCCCGCCACATCTGTGCCGGCGGAAAGAGTGTTTTCAGCCGCAGGACTGGTCGTGAATAGACTCCGCAGTCGCCTTCTACCCAAACATGTAGACATGCTTCTGTTCTTAAACAAAAATTAG